Within the Catalinimonas niigatensis genome, the region GTATTTGATAGAAGCCCGTTCGGCATCGGCAGCGCGTTTTTCCTGTTCCGAAGAATGCTCACATTTTTTTTCATACTTTTCGCGTCCCTCCACCTGCACATCATCCAGATACTTTTGCAAGAGGCGGTGTACCATCACATCGGGATAGCGGCGTATGGGAGAGGTAAAATGAGTGTAGTGTTGAAAAGCCAGTCCAAAGTGCCCCTTGGCTTCCGTGGTATATTTGGCCTTGGCCATGGTACGGATGGCCAGTTGCTGCAAAATATCCTGCTCGGGCTTACCCTCTACCGCTGCCATTAGTTCGTTGAGCGATGCAGAAATTGCTTCATCTGAGGTATGCAGCTTGTAGCCAAAACGTTGGGCAAATTGGGAAAACTCCTGAATTTTAGTAATATCCGGATAATCGTGTACCCGGTACACAAAAGTATTTTTCTCTTTGCCCTTTTTATACTGGTAGACAAACTCCGCTACCTTTTTGTTGGCCAGCAGCATAAACTCTTCAATCATTTTGTGAGCATCCTTACGCACTTTGGGTACCACTTCCAGCGGATTACCGGCTTCATCCAGTTTAAAACGTACTTCAGTAGTTTCAAAATTTACTGCTCCCTCTGCAAAGCGCTGATTTCTTAGTTTTTTTGCCAGATTGTTTAGGGTAACAATTTCCTCGGCAAACGTTCCTTTGCCACTTTCTATCCGCTCCTGGGCATCTTCGTAGGCGAAACGCTGATCCGAATGGATGACAGTACGGCCCAGCCACACATCTTTCACTTTCGCGTTTTTGTCCATTTTAAAAACGGCGGCAAATGTCAGGCGATCTTCATTGGGGCGCAGAGAGCACAGTTCGTTGGAAAGCTTTTCGGGAAGCATGGGAATCACCCGATCTACCAGGTATACTGAAGTAGCCCTTTCTTCTGCCTCACGCTCCAGCGCAGTATTTTCTTTCAGATAATGGGTTACGTCGGCAATGTGGACACCTATCTCCCAATGGTCTTCGTCCAGCTTCTGGATAGATAAAGCATCATCAAAATCTTTGGCATCAACCGGGTCAATGGTAAAAGTAGTGACCTCCCGGAAGTCACGCCTATTGGCCAGTTCCTTCTTGGTCAGGCTAAATTTGATTTTACTGGTTTCTTCCTGTACATCTTGGGGGAACTCAAACGGCAGATCAAATTCTGCCATGATGGAGTGAATTTCGGCATTGTTCTCACCGGCAGGCCCCAGTACCCGCGTCACTTTTCCCACCGGACTTTTATCTTCTTCAGGCCACTGGGTTAGCTTTACGATAACTTTATCATTGTTTTTTGCTCCTTCCAGGTCATCCAGGCGTACGAAGATGTCGTGGTGCATCTTGCGGCTGTCGGGAATTACAAAAGCAAAGCGGTTGGACATCTCTACCCTACCCACAAACTCCTGACGGGTACGCTCTACGATCTCTATTACTTCCCCTTCGGGACGTTTATCACCGACACCCGGTCCAAAAGATAGTACCTTGACGATATCTCCGTCAATGGCATTTTGCATGTGATCTGCCTCCACCTTGATATCCTGCTCCAGTTCGTCGCAAATGATGAAAGCAAAGCGGGGGTTGACAAAATCTACCTTACCTAAAAGCACTTTGGGTTCAGCAGTTGTCTGATATTTTCCGTTGATAATTTTCTTTACCTTCCCCTCTTCCTCCAGTTTATCCAGCACATTGGGCAAAGTGCTTATGGAAACTTTATCATGAATATCCAGTTTTTTGGCAATTTGGCGGGAAGAGTAAGCTTTGGTAATGTTAGCATCCAACAGACCCAGAGCCATATAGGTAAGTTGCTCGTTGGTATAGGATTGCTTTTTGGAGCGGGAACGGGTTTTCTGTTTATTTCTTTTTCTTGACATATGATTGTAAAAAATTCTATCAGCGTATGGAGAGCTAATGTATAAATAAAATGATTGGCTCTGTCATGCGTAGATGTATATTGTTATGATGACAGCCTTATAGCTTATAACGCCTGAAGATAAGGGATGTTCTTTTGAGCTTCTGGTATTGGTTCTCATGAAGACTTTCGTTGCACATGCTCAAAAAGCAAAACGCTCTGGTTTATTTTCAGGTCTGGCTGTCCGATAGTATTTATTTTGTTGATCCAAAAAACACAGGCGGGATCATAAAATTTTATTGGTGATTCATGTTTAATTTAAGCTGAGGTAATGTAGCTGTTTGTTGTAAGGATGGACTTTCTTCTTGGGCTGAGGTGTAAGTAATCTAAGGCTGAGCTTTTTATTGATGAATATGGTGGCTTATATAGCTGAGAACTGATTTTACCAGCCTAAGGTTCAATATTTACCCTATGTATGTGACTTTGAGCCTGTCAACCCTCAAAGCTGCTGTTTGGAATATGTGTCTTTTTGCAGGCCAGCAACTGATTATACTACAGTAATATTTCCTGCTTTGACAGGCTCCATAGACTGGAGATGCAGAAAAACCTGCGCCAGGATAGACACATTCCGTTTGCAGAAACGGGCGATTTTTTCCGGTGCCTTTTCCTGGTAATATATACGGTTTACATCACTCCCTTTGATGGAGGCTTCGTTTACTGCTTGTACATTAAAAAGGGCAGCCAGCAGTTCCAGCGAAGTATAACTTTTATAATCCCCGAATTTCCACATGTCCATGGTATCCAGATGGCGGATTTCCCAGGATTTCTTGCCTGCCACATCCATAGAGGGCGGTAAACTGATACCGTTGATCAGCATGCGACGACACAGGTAGGGAAAGTCAAACTCTCTGCCGTTATGTGCGCAGAGCCGTAATTTTCCCTGATCAAATTTCATAACCGTTTCCCTGAAGTTCTTGAGCAGTTCCTGTTCATCATCTCCGGAGATACATTTGATGCGCAGTTCTGTTTCTTCGTTTTCAAGCGTATGAAAAATGCCTACTGAGATGACAATCACTTTACCAAACTCTGCATAGATAGCGGCACGATCAAAATACATTTCCTCAGTGCTAAGCTCTTCCTTATTTTTTAGGTACTCTGCTTTGCGGTCCCACTCGGCTTTCAGCACGCCACTCAAACCCTCATAATTAGCTTCAGCAGATACTGTTTCAATATCTACAAACAACAGATTACTCAAATTCAGATCTAATGACATAGCAGTAGCATTTAGTGACAGGAATTAGATTATCAGGAAAAAATTTCAGCCCAAGATACTATTTCTCAAAGTCTTTATAAAGCATACTGGGTTGAATCCCCTGGTTGTGCTGGTATTTTTTGCTGTGGTATTCTTCAAAGTCTCCTTCAATGGCGTGGTAAAAAATCTGACAGATCTCTACGCCTGCATAAATCCGGATAGGCTGCACACAAAACATTTCCAGTGTCCAGAATCCTGAAAAGCCCACATCGCCAAAGCCTGCCGTAATATGCACAAACAACCCCAGCCTTCCTATGGAAGAGCGACCTTCCAGCATGGGCACATAGTTGTGTGTCTCCGTAAATTCCAGTGTCCTTCCCAGATACAGCTTATCCTTTTCTAACAATAATCCTTCTTCAGGAATTGTCACCTTCTGAGCTGTATTCTCCAGCTTCATATCCAGCACAGGATGATCATACACCAATAGGTCCTGGTGCAGGCGGAGATTATAGCTGTTAGGATTGAGTTGCTCTTTGCGATAAGGATCTATGATAATGTCTTTACCTAGTTTTGCTTCAATGGATTTTCCGGAAAGGATCATGGAAGTCAGGGTTATGAGGTTTAGTGTTTGCGTACATTCATATGGCGCACTATTTTTTTCAAAAGTATGGAAAGGACAATCCTGGTACAAATAACTCTTTTGATATTCTATACAAAAATTTTCTAAAGGTTTATTGTATATTAAAAACCCATGCTTAACTTTGTACTCCCATTCGGGAAATGCGAAAGTAGCTCAGCTGGTAGAGCGCAACCTTGCCAAGGTTGAGGTCGCGGGTTCGAACCCCGTCTTTCGCTCAAGACTTAAAGCGACTCCCAGACCGGCTTACCGGCGAGTCGCTTTGCTGTTCTTAGCAAGATGCGTTATTTGATTTACGCATGCCGGGATGGTGGAATTGGTAGACACGCAAGACTTAAAATCTTGTGGCCGTAAGGCCGTGCGGGTTCAATTCCCGCTCCTGGTACAGATAAATCCTCGCAATACACTGTTAATCAGAAAGTTGCGAGGATTTTTTTTGTTTTAAGAAGAACATAAAACAAGACAGTTTTCCCCTAAGATTAAAACTTTTCATTTTTTCCAACAACTGCCTCCATCCCAAAGTAAAACCATGAATATCTATTGGAAAATGGATTACTTCTTACTACTAACCTAGGATGAAAACATTTTGAGCATATTTTTTTTGCAGAGTAAATTCAGTCATATTTAACACTCAAAGTCAGGCTTTGTCAGTAGTAATTTTAAGGGTTTATCTTCAATTATCAAGATTTTACTTGAACCTCAAACAGGTAAACCCGTATATTAACACTACCAAATATATTTTTTTAACTTACTTTTTCACCTTAACATTTTTTGCTATGACTGCAGTAGAATTTGGCTTTACCCTTAACGAAGTTTCTTTGTCCATGAAACCCCTTGCCCTTCGCTTAACCAAAGATGAGGAAAAGGCTAAGGATTTACTTCAGGAAACTGTTGTTAAAGCCTACACCAACCGTGAAAAATTTACCACCGGCACTAATCTCAAAGGGTGGTTTTATACGATCATGAAAAACACATTTATCACAAATTATCAGCGAATGAGCAGAAGAAATATATTTATTGATGTCACTGATAATCTGCATTTTATCAATAGTTCTGATAGTCAAATTGAAAATAAAGCTTTTTCCAATTTTGCCACACGTGATATCAATAAAGCAGTAGGTAAGCTTGAGAATAAC harbors:
- the dcd gene encoding dCTP deaminase is translated as MILSGKSIEAKLGKDIIIDPYRKEQLNPNSYNLRLHQDLLVYDHPVLDMKLENTAQKVTIPEEGLLLEKDKLYLGRTLEFTETHNYVPMLEGRSSIGRLGLFVHITAGFGDVGFSGFWTLEMFCVQPIRIYAGVEICQIFYHAIEGDFEEYHSKKYQHNQGIQPSMLYKDFEK
- a CDS encoding ribonuclease H-like domain-containing protein; the encoded protein is MSLDLNLSNLLFVDIETVSAEANYEGLSGVLKAEWDRKAEYLKNKEELSTEEMYFDRAAIYAEFGKVIVISVGIFHTLENEETELRIKCISGDDEQELLKNFRETVMKFDQGKLRLCAHNGREFDFPYLCRRMLINGISLPPSMDVAGKKSWEIRHLDTMDMWKFGDYKSYTSLELLAALFNVQAVNEASIKGSDVNRIYYQEKAPEKIARFCKRNVSILAQVFLHLQSMEPVKAGNITVV
- the rnr gene encoding ribonuclease R, with product MSRKRNKQKTRSRSKKQSYTNEQLTYMALGLLDANITKAYSSRQIAKKLDIHDKVSISTLPNVLDKLEEEGKVKKIINGKYQTTAEPKVLLGKVDFVNPRFAFIICDELEQDIKVEADHMQNAIDGDIVKVLSFGPGVGDKRPEGEVIEIVERTRQEFVGRVEMSNRFAFVIPDSRKMHHDIFVRLDDLEGAKNNDKVIVKLTQWPEEDKSPVGKVTRVLGPAGENNAEIHSIMAEFDLPFEFPQDVQEETSKIKFSLTKKELANRRDFREVTTFTIDPVDAKDFDDALSIQKLDEDHWEIGVHIADVTHYLKENTALEREAEERATSVYLVDRVIPMLPEKLSNELCSLRPNEDRLTFAAVFKMDKNAKVKDVWLGRTVIHSDQRFAYEDAQERIESGKGTFAEEIVTLNNLAKKLRNQRFAEGAVNFETTEVRFKLDEAGNPLEVVPKVRKDAHKMIEEFMLLANKKVAEFVYQYKKGKEKNTFVYRVHDYPDITKIQEFSQFAQRFGYKLHTSDEAISASLNELMAAVEGKPEQDILQQLAIRTMAKAKYTTEAKGHFGLAFQHYTHFTSPIRRYPDVMVHRLLQKYLDDVQVEGREKYEKKCEHSSEQEKRAADAERASIKYKQVQYMQQFGLDKVFDGIVSGVTEWGVYVEMIETHCEGMVRMSEIEDDYYEYDAKNFRIIGQRRKRIIALGDKVKVRVLKTDMDRRTIDLEFVK
- a CDS encoding RNA polymerase sigma factor, translating into MTAVEFGFTLNEVSLSMKPLALRLTKDEEKAKDLLQETVVKAYTNREKFTTGTNLKGWFYTIMKNTFITNYQRMSRRNIFIDVTDNLHFINSSDSQIENKAFSNFATRDINKAVGKLENNYRVPFMMHYRGFKYHEIAERLSIPIGTVKNRIHIARKELKQSLKTYTYKNV